From Myxococcus xanthus, a single genomic window includes:
- a CDS encoding GNAT family N-acetyltransferase, translating to MGSSESQWVLRPGRLEDHAVFARLFLELGVDEPSPPEPVWAAEIAQRSLFAEGPQGVGAYAVTNVLGDFGFVRQLVVAPFARGQGLGRRMMTHLAGHFRAQGCTRWVLNVKRDNRPALELYTSLGMRPAREATTLRVTRAHLAALPPASPDGAVVPVSLEDCGALTEAFGMIPGKLAASAASDSHRLLGLIDPQAPARRWLGMMDLRPGPSLFPFFAVSPGHARTLLEEAFGQLEEGASSLNVTVAEDAPLVHLFRDAGAQTRLETLELRGLLVDAAP from the coding sequence GTGGGTTCCTCTGAATCTCAGTGGGTGCTGCGTCCCGGTCGGCTGGAAGACCACGCTGTCTTTGCCCGGCTGTTTCTTGAACTCGGGGTGGATGAGCCCTCGCCGCCCGAGCCCGTGTGGGCGGCGGAAATCGCTCAGCGCTCCCTGTTCGCCGAAGGTCCCCAGGGTGTGGGCGCCTACGCCGTGACGAACGTCCTGGGGGACTTCGGGTTCGTGAGGCAACTGGTGGTGGCGCCGTTCGCCCGGGGGCAGGGACTGGGGCGGAGGATGATGACGCACCTGGCCGGGCACTTTCGCGCACAAGGGTGCACCCGCTGGGTCCTCAACGTGAAGCGGGACAACAGGCCTGCGCTCGAGCTCTACACGTCGCTGGGAATGCGGCCGGCGCGCGAGGCCACCACGTTGCGGGTGACGCGGGCCCACCTGGCGGCGCTCCCCCCCGCGTCACCGGACGGGGCCGTGGTGCCGGTGTCGCTGGAGGACTGCGGCGCGCTGACGGAGGCCTTCGGGATGATTCCCGGCAAGCTGGCGGCCTCCGCGGCCAGTGACTCGCACCGGCTGCTGGGGCTCATCGACCCCCAAGCCCCTGCGCGCCGGTGGTTGGGGATGATGGACCTGCGCCCCGGTCCTAGCTTGTTTCCCTTCTTCGCGGTGTCTCCCGGGCATGCGCGGACACTGCTCGAAGAGGCCTTCGGCCAGTTGGAGGAGGGCGCGTCCTCGCTGAATGTCACGGTGGCGGAAGACGCGCCCCTGGTGCACCTGTTCCGGGATGCGGGAGCGCAGACGCGCCTCGAGACGCTGGAGCTTCGCGGCCTGCTGGTGGACGCGGCGCCCTGA
- the nuoK gene encoding NADH-quinone oxidoreductase subunit NuoK: MVPITYYLLLAAALFCMGMFGVLVRRNALVVFMSVELMLNAANLTFVAFARMRGDNLGHVSAFFVIAVAAAEAAIGLAIVIAVFRSRGSILLEDLRTMKH; the protein is encoded by the coding sequence ATGGTTCCCATCACCTATTATCTCCTGCTTGCCGCCGCCCTGTTCTGCATGGGCATGTTCGGCGTGCTCGTTCGCCGCAACGCGCTGGTCGTCTTCATGAGCGTGGAGCTGATGCTCAACGCGGCCAACCTCACGTTCGTGGCCTTCGCGCGCATGCGCGGTGACAACCTCGGCCACGTGTCCGCCTTCTTCGTCATCGCGGTGGCGGCGGCGGAAGCCGCCATCGGTCTGGCCATCGTCATCGCCGTCTTCCGAAGCCGGGGCAGCATCCTGCTGGAAGACCTCCGGACGATGAAGCACTGA
- a CDS encoding sigma-54-dependent transcriptional regulator: MTDANTPPTRGRLLVVDDQRNMRATTALLLRAENYTVFEAATGEEALAQLASGSIDLLLTDLKMEPMDGLTLLRRALEVAPRLQVIMMTAFGSIESAVEAMRLGAYDYVTKPFKESELRYRVERALERARLQRDVDNLTTDFNQRHGLSALVGRSAAMRELTTRLMRVAQSDATVLIQGESGTGKELVARALHAHSRRKARSFVPVNCAAISESLLESELFGHAKGAFTGAVKSRRGLFEEADGGTLFIDEVTETSPTFQSKLLRALQEGEVRRVGESTALRVDVRIVAATNRDIELEVRDKRFRQDLYYRLNVVALRVPPLRERLEDVPALAEHFLERANARSPNPKRLSAAAVSHLMSYGFPGNVRELENLVEQAAALAEGDELLPEDFPVRQGRMTPAHGTPSVAFLDGQGGALGRNASAGPTLAQVVEEAERHAITQALERHGVDLARVADELGVSSTTLWRKMKRLNLRPPSELARE, from the coding sequence ATGACCGACGCGAACACTCCGCCGACCCGAGGACGGCTCCTCGTCGTGGACGACCAGCGCAACATGCGCGCCACCACCGCCCTGTTGTTGCGGGCGGAGAACTACACCGTCTTCGAGGCCGCCACCGGCGAGGAAGCCCTGGCCCAGCTCGCCAGCGGCAGCATCGACCTGCTGCTGACGGACCTGAAAATGGAGCCCATGGACGGGCTCACGCTCCTGCGGCGCGCGCTGGAGGTGGCTCCCCGGCTCCAGGTCATCATGATGACGGCCTTCGGCTCCATCGAGAGCGCCGTGGAGGCCATGCGCCTGGGGGCCTACGACTATGTCACCAAGCCCTTCAAGGAGAGCGAGCTGCGCTACCGCGTGGAGCGCGCCCTGGAGCGCGCGCGCCTGCAGCGCGACGTGGACAACCTCACCACCGACTTCAACCAGCGCCACGGCCTGTCCGCCCTGGTGGGGCGCAGCGCCGCCATGCGCGAGCTCACCACGCGGCTGATGCGCGTGGCGCAGAGTGACGCCACCGTCCTCATCCAGGGCGAGAGCGGCACGGGCAAGGAGCTGGTGGCGCGCGCGCTCCATGCGCACAGCCGCCGCAAGGCCCGCTCCTTCGTGCCTGTCAACTGCGCGGCCATCAGCGAGTCCCTGCTGGAGAGCGAGCTGTTCGGCCACGCCAAGGGCGCCTTCACCGGTGCGGTGAAGTCCCGCCGGGGCCTCTTCGAGGAGGCGGACGGCGGCACGCTCTTCATCGACGAGGTGACGGAGACCAGCCCCACCTTCCAGTCCAAGCTGCTGCGCGCCCTCCAGGAGGGCGAGGTCCGCCGCGTCGGTGAGTCCACCGCGCTGCGTGTGGATGTGCGCATCGTCGCCGCCACCAACCGGGACATCGAGCTGGAGGTGCGCGACAAGCGCTTCCGGCAGGACCTCTACTACCGCCTCAACGTGGTGGCCCTCCGCGTCCCGCCCCTGCGCGAGCGCCTGGAGGACGTGCCAGCGCTGGCGGAGCACTTCCTGGAGCGGGCCAATGCCCGCAGCCCCAACCCCAAGCGCCTTTCCGCCGCCGCGGTGTCTCACCTGATGAGCTACGGCTTCCCCGGCAACGTGCGCGAGCTGGAGAACCTGGTGGAGCAGGCCGCCGCGCTCGCGGAGGGCGATGAGCTGCTGCCCGAGGACTTCCCCGTGCGGCAGGGCCGCATGACGCCGGCCCATGGCACCCCCAGCGTCGCCTTCCTGGACGGGCAGGGCGGGGCGCTCGGGCGCAACGCCAGCGCGGGGCCCACGCTGGCCCAGGTGGTGGAAGAGGCGGAGCGCCACGCCATCACCCAGGCCCTGGAGCGGCACGGGGTGGACCTGGCGCGCGTCGCGGATGAGCTCGGCGTCTCCTCCACCACGCTCTGGCGGAAGATGAAGCGGCTCAACCTCCGCCCCCCCAGTGAGCTGGCCCGGGAATAG
- the nuoL gene encoding NADH-quinone oxidoreductase subunit L, with the protein MTLVEFFRAAPVAPDILAPSLWLIIALPLLGAFICGVFGKMMGRANVQLVACAAVAGSFVLSLLAFWATSHHNPETGRLAAIFPNPFGIERDFVRYALAYDYGTWFSVGDFRVNFGLMVDHLSGILLLIITGVGFLIHLYSTSYMEHDAAYWRFFAYLNLFVAAMLTLVLADNLILLFVGWEGVGMASYLLIGFWYDDPAKAWAGRKAFVTNRIGDFAFLVGTFLLVLLVSAFTQQSNAADYNNAGTTAQHYTAALEKKGPVTFKGLEKMAEGLVDGSADKVDLSTPIEAGPLEGYTFGGVMTVAMLLFLLGAAGKSAQLPLYVWLPDAMAGPTPVSALIHAATMVTAGVYLFSRMSALLVLSPTAMATIAIIGALTSLLAALIAFAQDDIKKVLAYSTVSQLGIMFMGVGMGIFWAAVFHLMTHAFFKACLFLGAGSVMHGNGDETDIKKLGGLRKEMPWTWATFLVATLAITGIIPLSGFFSKDAILHGVHHNHLQGLEWVSSLVYYLGLLIAASTAFYMTRVYLLTFEGPRSKEARVAHAHESAWQMTLPLVVLAVLSVVAARYAFGIDFLNMTAQPVLDNFLSPVFSATKRITDASTLVALDTSRPQLVPDYLKAWAVALAGGGAAAFLYLRYFPSRVGLPDPAFIRAVRPLALNKFYVDELYELIVIRPVKFMSFLLFRVVDALVIDTVAVRGTAWVTARVGSALRYVQSGDAQAYAAVMAIALLGGMAYALIQVMQ; encoded by the coding sequence ATGACTCTCGTCGAATTCTTCCGGGCGGCACCCGTGGCGCCAGACATCCTGGCGCCCTCGCTCTGGCTCATCATCGCGCTGCCCCTGCTGGGCGCGTTCATCTGCGGTGTGTTCGGCAAGATGATGGGCCGGGCCAACGTCCAGCTCGTCGCCTGCGCGGCGGTGGCCGGCTCCTTCGTCCTGAGCCTGTTGGCCTTCTGGGCCACCAGCCACCACAACCCCGAGACGGGTCGGCTGGCGGCCATCTTCCCCAACCCGTTCGGCATCGAGCGGGACTTCGTGCGCTACGCGCTCGCGTACGACTACGGCACCTGGTTCTCGGTGGGCGACTTCCGGGTGAACTTCGGACTGATGGTGGACCATCTGTCCGGCATCCTGCTGCTCATCATCACCGGCGTCGGCTTCCTCATCCACCTGTACTCCACCAGCTACATGGAGCACGACGCCGCGTACTGGCGGTTCTTCGCGTACCTGAACCTGTTCGTCGCGGCGATGCTGACGCTGGTGCTGGCCGACAACCTGATCCTGCTCTTCGTGGGCTGGGAGGGCGTCGGCATGGCCAGCTACCTGCTCATCGGCTTCTGGTACGACGACCCGGCCAAGGCCTGGGCTGGGCGCAAGGCCTTCGTCACCAACCGCATCGGTGACTTCGCGTTCCTCGTCGGCACCTTCCTGCTGGTGCTGCTGGTCTCCGCCTTCACCCAGCAGTCGAACGCGGCGGACTACAACAACGCCGGCACCACCGCGCAGCACTACACGGCCGCGCTGGAGAAGAAGGGCCCGGTGACGTTCAAGGGCCTGGAGAAGATGGCCGAGGGCCTGGTGGACGGCTCCGCGGACAAGGTCGACCTGAGCACCCCCATCGAGGCGGGCCCGCTGGAGGGCTACACCTTCGGCGGCGTGATGACGGTGGCCATGCTGCTGTTCCTCCTGGGCGCCGCGGGCAAGAGCGCGCAGTTGCCCCTCTACGTCTGGCTGCCGGACGCCATGGCCGGCCCGACGCCGGTCTCCGCCCTCATCCACGCCGCGACGATGGTGACCGCCGGCGTCTACCTGTTCAGCCGCATGTCCGCGCTGCTGGTGCTGAGCCCCACCGCCATGGCGACCATCGCCATCATCGGCGCGCTCACCTCGCTGCTGGCAGCGCTCATCGCCTTCGCGCAGGACGACATCAAGAAGGTGCTCGCCTACTCCACGGTGTCCCAGCTGGGCATCATGTTCATGGGCGTGGGCATGGGCATCTTCTGGGCGGCGGTGTTCCACCTGATGACGCACGCCTTCTTCAAGGCCTGCCTCTTCCTCGGCGCCGGCAGCGTGATGCACGGCAACGGCGACGAGACGGACATCAAGAAGCTGGGAGGCCTGCGCAAGGAGATGCCCTGGACCTGGGCCACCTTCCTGGTCGCCACCCTGGCCATCACCGGCATCATCCCGCTGTCCGGCTTCTTCTCGAAGGACGCCATCCTGCACGGCGTGCACCACAACCACCTGCAGGGCCTGGAGTGGGTGTCCAGCCTCGTCTACTACCTGGGCCTGCTCATCGCGGCGTCCACCGCGTTCTACATGACGCGCGTGTACCTGCTCACCTTCGAGGGTCCCCGCTCGAAGGAGGCCCGGGTGGCCCACGCCCATGAGAGCGCCTGGCAGATGACCCTGCCGCTGGTGGTGCTGGCGGTCCTGAGCGTGGTCGCCGCACGTTACGCGTTCGGCATCGACTTCCTCAACATGACGGCGCAGCCGGTGCTCGACAACTTCCTGAGCCCGGTGTTCAGCGCGACCAAGCGCATCACCGACGCCAGCACGCTGGTGGCGCTGGACACCAGCCGCCCGCAGTTGGTGCCGGACTACCTCAAGGCCTGGGCCGTGGCCCTGGCGGGTGGCGGCGCGGCGGCCTTCCTCTACCTGCGCTACTTCCCTTCGCGCGTGGGTCTGCCGGATCCCGCCTTCATCCGCGCGGTGCGCCCCCTCGCGCTCAACAAGTTCTACGTGGACGAGCTCTATGAGCTGATTGTCATCCGTCCCGTGAAGTTCATGAGCTTCCTCCTCTTCCGCGTGGTGGACGCGCTCGTCATCGACACCGTGGCGGTCCGCGGCACGGCGTGGGTGACGGCGCGCGTGGGCAGTGCGCTCCGCTACGTGCAGTCGGGCGATGCCCAGGCCTACGCCGCTGTGATGGCCATCGCCCTGTTGGGCGGGATGGCCTACGCCCTCATCCAGGTGATGCAATGA
- the nuoF gene encoding NADH-quinone oxidoreductase subunit NuoF: MASTAKTIEPIISAAWGKPQSWTLDSYRKRGGYEALKKALQMEPAAIIDEVKKSNLRGRGGAGFPTGLKWSFVPKDSPKPKYLAVNGDESEPGTFKDRYILEDDPHMMLEGIAIASYALGVHTCYVYLRGEFKFPAERTQAAIDEAYKAGIFGKKVLGKDYELNCYLVRGAGAYICGEETALLESLEGKKGWPRLKPPFPAVVGLFGCPTVVNNVETLASVPAIFQQGAEAYAKLGTDKSGGTRLVCLSGTVNRPGVYEVSMFTTLSELIFDDKYGRGMPAGRKVKAVIPGGSSAPVLGADELDVAMEFEALKVKQTMAGSGGVIVMDDTTCMVRSLWRVARFYAEESCGQCTPCREGTPWQTRLLRKIEEGRGEPGDIDMLSNVASSIAPYPPIGLGNTICALGDAAALPTHSFLMRFRDEFEAHIREHRCPFGDKPWGSFGDWS; this comes from the coding sequence GATCATCTCGGCGGCCTGGGGTAAGCCTCAGTCCTGGACCCTGGACAGCTACCGCAAGCGGGGGGGCTACGAGGCGCTGAAGAAGGCGCTCCAGATGGAGCCCGCCGCCATCATCGACGAGGTGAAGAAGTCGAACCTCCGCGGTCGCGGTGGCGCCGGCTTCCCCACGGGCCTCAAGTGGAGCTTCGTCCCCAAGGACAGCCCCAAGCCCAAGTACCTGGCGGTCAACGGCGACGAGTCCGAGCCGGGCACCTTCAAGGACCGCTACATCCTCGAAGACGACCCGCACATGATGCTGGAGGGCATCGCCATCGCGTCCTACGCGCTGGGCGTGCACACCTGCTACGTGTACCTGCGCGGCGAGTTCAAGTTCCCGGCGGAGCGCACGCAGGCGGCCATCGACGAGGCCTACAAGGCGGGCATCTTCGGCAAGAAGGTCCTGGGCAAGGACTACGAGCTGAACTGCTACCTGGTCCGCGGCGCGGGCGCCTACATCTGCGGCGAGGAGACGGCGCTGCTGGAGAGCCTGGAAGGCAAGAAGGGCTGGCCCCGTCTTAAGCCGCCCTTCCCCGCGGTGGTGGGCCTCTTCGGCTGCCCCACGGTGGTGAACAACGTGGAGACGCTGGCCAGCGTGCCCGCCATCTTCCAGCAGGGCGCGGAGGCCTACGCGAAGCTGGGCACCGACAAGTCGGGCGGCACGCGGCTCGTCTGCCTCTCCGGCACGGTGAACCGGCCGGGCGTGTACGAAGTGTCGATGTTCACGACCCTCTCCGAGCTCATCTTCGACGACAAGTACGGCCGGGGCATGCCCGCGGGCCGGAAGGTGAAGGCCGTGATTCCGGGCGGCTCCTCGGCGCCGGTGCTGGGCGCGGACGAGCTGGACGTGGCCATGGAGTTCGAGGCCCTCAAGGTGAAGCAGACCATGGCGGGCTCCGGCGGCGTCATCGTCATGGACGACACCACCTGCATGGTGCGCAGCCTGTGGCGCGTGGCCCGCTTCTACGCGGAAGAGTCGTGCGGTCAGTGCACGCCGTGCCGTGAAGGCACGCCCTGGCAGACGCGCCTCTTGCGCAAGATCGAAGAGGGCCGCGGCGAGCCGGGCGACATCGACATGCTGTCCAACGTCGCGTCGTCGATCGCCCCCTACCCGCCCATCGGCCTGGGTAACACCATCTGCGCGCTCGGCGACGCGGCGGCGCTGCCCACGCACTCGTTCCTCATGCGGTTCCGGGACGAGTTCGAGGCTCACATCCGTGAGCACCGCTGCCCGTTCGGCGACAAGCCCTGGGGTTCGTTCGGAGACTGGTCTTGA
- a CDS encoding NADH-quinone oxidoreductase subunit J family protein, producing MNIELILFGAFALLTLLSAGTVIFARSPINSAMALVSTFFFMAGIYVLLWAHTVAVMQVLVYAGAIMVLFLFVIMLLNLGESPTRGKPTVARVAGGAATVGLFAVLAIILLKLPAEPATLSTGAQASFGTIATMGQVIFTQWLFPFEAVSLLLLVAMVGAVVVAKSRI from the coding sequence TTGAACATCGAGCTCATCCTCTTCGGGGCGTTCGCGCTCCTGACGTTGCTGTCGGCTGGAACGGTCATCTTCGCGCGCAGCCCCATCAATTCGGCCATGGCGCTGGTGTCCACGTTCTTCTTCATGGCCGGCATCTACGTGCTGCTGTGGGCGCACACGGTGGCCGTCATGCAGGTGCTCGTGTACGCGGGCGCCATCATGGTGCTCTTCCTGTTCGTCATCATGCTGCTCAACCTGGGAGAGTCGCCCACGCGCGGCAAGCCCACGGTGGCCCGCGTCGCGGGCGGCGCGGCGACGGTGGGCCTGTTCGCGGTCCTGGCCATCATCCTCCTGAAGCTGCCCGCCGAGCCGGCCACGCTGAGCACGGGAGCCCAGGCCTCCTTCGGCACCATCGCCACCATGGGTCAGGTCATCTTCACCCAGTGGCTGTTCCCCTTTGAAGCTGTGAGCTTGCTGCTGCTGGTGGCCATGGTGGGCGCAGTCGTCGTGGCCAAGTCGCGGATCTGA
- a CDS encoding NADH-quinone oxidoreductase subunit N has product MNLPNLSLADFLPLLPAIIMVVGASILLLSEVFLSTTASRAYQAVLTVVTAVAAGAMALTTMFEPPQEVMLGFGVMDPFSSFLTFVVCVGLGLATLSSVSFLRKRGAERGEFYALMLFASAGMSLLAMSNELITLFVNIEVLSLSTYALTSYLRRGTRPSEAGFKYFILGAFSSAVLLYGAALLYGATGTTHLTAMAGPLSTAMSSQPGLVYAGIILVITGFAFKVAAVPFHMWTPDVYEGAPTPVTALMSVGVKAAAFAAMVRVFFMVGKGVDPQMLLGLFSVLAFLTMVAGNLLAIPQRNVKRMLAYSSIAHAGYLLVGVAALFVTGPGEQFRLLGASALTGGTPLGLARAEALRGILYYLLAYTFSAVGAFAIVSVLERREDEEKGTAWDLERFSGLAQRKPGWAFAMAAFMLSLGGIPPTIGFMSKLLIFQAAVDAGLIGLTIVGVLSSAVGIYYYLRVVVYMFMRPVPEGAQALEKSWSTELALVLSTAAVVILGIIPGPIMGWLEQASSIFGQ; this is encoded by the coding sequence ATGAACCTGCCCAATCTCAGCCTGGCAGACTTCCTCCCGCTGCTGCCCGCCATCATCATGGTGGTGGGCGCCTCCATCCTGCTGTTGTCGGAGGTGTTCCTCTCCACGACGGCGTCGCGCGCGTACCAGGCGGTGCTCACCGTGGTGACGGCGGTGGCGGCCGGCGCCATGGCGCTGACGACGATGTTCGAGCCACCCCAGGAGGTGATGCTCGGCTTCGGCGTGATGGACCCCTTCTCCAGCTTCCTCACCTTCGTGGTGTGCGTGGGCCTGGGGCTGGCGACCCTGAGCTCGGTGAGCTTCCTGCGCAAGCGCGGCGCGGAGCGCGGTGAGTTCTACGCGCTGATGCTGTTCGCCTCGGCGGGCATGAGCCTGCTTGCGATGTCGAACGAGCTCATCACGCTCTTCGTCAACATCGAGGTCCTCTCCCTCTCCACCTACGCGCTGACGTCGTACCTGCGGCGTGGCACGCGGCCGAGCGAGGCGGGCTTCAAGTACTTCATCCTGGGCGCCTTCTCGTCCGCGGTGCTGCTCTACGGCGCGGCGCTGCTGTACGGCGCCACCGGCACCACCCACCTGACGGCCATGGCCGGTCCGCTGTCCACCGCCATGTCGTCGCAGCCGGGCCTGGTGTACGCGGGCATCATCCTGGTGATCACGGGCTTCGCCTTCAAGGTCGCCGCGGTGCCGTTCCACATGTGGACGCCGGACGTCTACGAGGGCGCGCCGACGCCGGTCACCGCGCTGATGAGCGTGGGCGTGAAGGCGGCCGCCTTCGCGGCGATGGTCCGCGTGTTCTTCATGGTGGGCAAGGGCGTGGACCCGCAGATGCTGCTGGGCCTGTTCTCCGTGCTGGCCTTCCTCACCATGGTGGCGGGCAACCTGCTGGCGATTCCGCAGCGCAACGTGAAGCGCATGCTGGCGTACTCGTCCATTGCCCACGCCGGCTACCTGCTGGTGGGCGTGGCCGCCCTCTTCGTCACCGGCCCGGGCGAGCAGTTCCGCCTGCTGGGTGCGTCCGCGCTGACGGGTGGCACCCCGCTGGGCCTGGCCCGCGCGGAGGCGCTGCGCGGCATCCTCTACTACCTGCTGGCGTACACGTTCAGCGCGGTGGGCGCCTTCGCCATCGTCTCCGTCCTGGAGCGTCGCGAGGACGAGGAGAAGGGCACCGCCTGGGACCTGGAGCGCTTCAGCGGGCTGGCGCAGCGCAAGCCGGGTTGGGCCTTCGCGATGGCGGCCTTCATGCTGTCGCTGGGTGGCATCCCGCCCACCATCGGATTCATGAGCAAGCTGCTCATCTTCCAGGCCGCCGTGGATGCGGGCCTCATCGGCCTCACCATCGTCGGCGTGCTCTCCAGCGCGGTGGGCATCTATTACTACCTGCGCGTGGTGGTCTACATGTTCATGCGGCCGGTGCCGGAGGGCGCGCAGGCGCTCGAGAAGAGCTGGTCCACCGAACTGGCGCTGGTGCTGTCCACCGCGGCGGTCGTGATTCTGGGCATCATCCCCGGTCCCATCATGGGCTGGCTGGAGCAGGCCAGCAGCATCTTCGGCCAGTAG
- a CDS encoding complex I subunit 4 family protein — translation MSFFDNHLLNLVVFLPLVFAALVALLPAGESGQIRTVTFIAMVLDLAFGVWAYMAYVPGGPEFQLEYRARWFDLFGTSYHIGVDGLAVSLLLLTVFLGPLVVLASTTYIKFRIKEFHLALLVLQTTMLGALVSLDVLLFYIFFEAMLIPMYLLVGVWGAEDRQMAAVKFFLYTLAGSLLMLVAIIAVYFISSPVGARSFDYASIYNGLLDANRQLSACTAGPAGACDSLTGLAATLHTWGPWLFAAFAIAFAVKVPMWPLHTWLPDAHVQAPVAGSMILAGVTLKMGTFGFWRYAIPFFPVATQQARPFLATLAVIGIVYGALMCLAQRDIKKLIAYSSVSHLGYCMLGILAITAEGATGSAYQMLNHGVSTGALFLLFGYLYERRHSRLMADYGGIAKVMPVFTAAFVIITFSSIAVPGTNGFIGEFLVLLGTFKSDLGEAAGNPHLTAVFGAFATLGVILGAAYMLWMVQKVFFGGITHRENQHLTDMNLREGLTVLPFIVLVAVMGLQPQPFLDRLAPSTDRFLARARVGTPGAELQEDRLRVEVMSLPSRQVVAAPSAPVPLAAAPAVPSPRQ, via the coding sequence ATGAGCTTCTTCGACAACCACCTGCTCAACCTCGTCGTCTTCCTGCCGCTGGTGTTCGCGGCGCTGGTGGCGCTGCTGCCTGCCGGCGAGAGCGGCCAGATTCGCACCGTCACGTTCATCGCCATGGTGCTGGACCTGGCGTTCGGGGTCTGGGCCTACATGGCGTACGTGCCGGGCGGGCCGGAGTTCCAGCTCGAGTACCGGGCGCGTTGGTTCGACCTGTTCGGCACCAGCTACCACATTGGCGTGGACGGCCTGGCCGTGAGCCTGCTGCTGCTCACCGTCTTCCTGGGGCCCCTGGTGGTGCTGGCGTCCACCACGTACATCAAGTTCCGCATCAAGGAATTCCACCTGGCGCTGCTGGTGCTCCAGACAACGATGCTGGGCGCGCTGGTGTCGCTGGACGTGCTGCTCTTCTACATCTTCTTCGAGGCCATGCTCATCCCCATGTACCTCCTGGTGGGTGTGTGGGGCGCCGAGGACCGCCAGATGGCGGCGGTGAAGTTCTTCCTCTACACGCTGGCCGGCTCGCTGCTGATGCTGGTGGCCATCATCGCCGTGTACTTCATCAGCTCGCCGGTGGGTGCCCGCTCGTTCGACTACGCGAGCATCTACAACGGCCTGCTGGACGCCAACCGTCAGCTCAGCGCATGCACCGCGGGGCCCGCGGGCGCGTGTGACTCACTCACCGGGCTGGCCGCCACGCTGCACACCTGGGGCCCGTGGCTGTTCGCGGCGTTCGCCATCGCGTTCGCCGTCAAGGTCCCCATGTGGCCGCTGCACACCTGGTTGCCGGACGCGCACGTGCAGGCGCCAGTGGCCGGCTCCATGATTCTGGCCGGCGTCACCCTGAAGATGGGGACCTTCGGCTTCTGGCGCTACGCGATTCCCTTCTTCCCGGTGGCCACGCAGCAGGCGCGGCCCTTCCTTGCCACGCTGGCCGTCATCGGCATCGTGTACGGCGCGCTGATGTGCCTGGCGCAGCGGGACATCAAGAAGCTCATCGCGTACTCGTCGGTCAGCCACCTGGGCTACTGCATGCTGGGCATCCTGGCGATTACGGCCGAGGGCGCCACGGGCAGCGCGTACCAGATGCTCAACCACGGTGTGTCCACGGGCGCGCTGTTCCTCCTGTTCGGCTACCTGTACGAGCGGCGCCACTCGCGCCTGATGGCGGACTACGGCGGCATCGCGAAGGTGATGCCGGTGTTCACCGCGGCCTTCGTCATCATCACCTTCTCCTCCATCGCGGTGCCGGGCACCAACGGCTTCATCGGTGAGTTCCTGGTCCTGCTGGGCACCTTCAAGAGCGACCTGGGCGAGGCCGCGGGCAACCCGCACCTGACGGCGGTGTTCGGCGCCTTCGCCACGCTGGGCGTCATCCTGGGCGCCGCGTACATGCTGTGGATGGTGCAGAAGGTGTTCTTCGGTGGAATCACCCACCGGGAGAACCAGCACCTGACGGACATGAACCTGCGCGAGGGCCTCACGGTGCTCCCCTTCATCGTCCTGGTCGCTGTGATGGGTCTGCAGCCGCAGCCCTTCCTGGACCGGCTGGCGCCTTCCACGGACCGCTTCCTGGCCCGCGCCCGCGTGGGCACGCCGGGGGCCGAGTTGCAGGAGGACCGACTTCGGGTAGAGGTGATGTCCCTGCCATCCCGTCAGGTCGTCGCCGCGCCGTCCGCGCCCGTTCCGTTGGCCGCCGCCCCGGCCGTTCCCTCGCCGCGGCAGTAG